From Ptychodera flava strain L36383 chromosome 3 unlocalized genomic scaffold, AS_Pfla_20210202 Scaffold_26__1_contigs__length_13983176_pilon, whole genome shotgun sequence, one genomic window encodes:
- the LOC139125735 gene encoding uncharacterized protein: MNTQEFNTKWQALLSNNHPPSTQSSCPSSHPTCQIGGGSTDDLPSEDSPSDEDSGAKYYSIIRVRERQVKKFNATAHDYEIQFNDIQPVRELTVDRVLGEIERVLQSYEEFTLDENVYINFIHVHMPVGTGKKWGWRPVNIARRLRLMKSIIRITNTDELCCARAIVTATAHINRNSDPGWNSVRQGRQEQTIRASELMAKAGISSGPCGHEELDKLQAVLPSYRIHVISDETSGSLAYQGKDSAEHNIYLYHHNNHYDVITSMPAFLQRNYYCHHCHKGYQRKHDHICEVFCKCCCVPSVCPSTDNQVYCKDCHRYFRGQQCFNNHKTPSPLAQYATCQVIHRCKLCGVTINWGKRKKDNDHNCGEKYCRVCKQYEDGDHLCYIQPIRVKRKKKSARDSIHDDDVDLFDFEAEEGDEEGSEEEMKYYFFDFECTQDGGVHVPNLCIVQSESCSEQVFYGPNTKQEFCDWALTEENAVSTFIAHNLQGYDGQFILQYCHENNVQPEVIINGTKIMRIFIPDLNIKFIDSYNFLPVALAQLPDMFELNELHKGYFPHFFNTAENQDYIGPLPDSRYYGPDGMKQHAREKFLKWYEDERLKNRPFNLRQELEDYCRSDVDILRRSCLKFQDMFKQQNGVDPFRDCVTIASACNVVLRKNFLKKDTIGVIPDHGYIQRRNQSVIALQWLEWITFKNDVNIQHVHNGGEKKIDRYWVDGYDEESNTVYEMHGCYYHGCPRCYEDHDIVNTKVEKTMADLYQSTQDKMRFLRCHGFRVIEKWECDFKKEIHENQELQEFVKSLDLQEPLHPRDAFFGGRTNATTLYHECVDDEEIHYVDFTSLYPYVNKYLEKKLMFPLCRSCADTKQQSPCEHNDEQRSFVGTWTTPELAKAVEKGYKIIKVFEVWHYREREVYNTESHTGGLFTDYINTFLKLKQESSGWPSWCQTEDDQDRYIREYFDREGILLDKTKIHRNPGQRALAKLMLNSMWGKFAQRNNFPQLQYIKEPAELFRLLTSEQHIVNNLSFVNDDMVAVQHTLRNEFVEGAVNTNVVIAAFTTAYARLKLYDLLEAIGERVLYFDTDSVIFVSKPDQYKPPLGDYLGDLTNKLDPPSNFITKFVSGGAKNYAFCLAQPDRKGNTTLCKVRGITLNYRNSLDVNFDAITRLVTTCPTSTITVHDPVKIRRVGFRDGSQITHLAKQMYPGHTRFIQEAFTDASREPYGYLLIDLKPNTPEVLRLRTNIFPGETAFVYVRKT; this comes from the exons ATGAATACCCAAGAATTTAATACTAAATGGCAGGCCCTCCTCTCAAATAATCATCCGCCTTCCACACAAAGTTCTTGCCCCTCATCACATCCAACATGTCAGATTGGCGGGGGGTCAACAGATGACCTGCCATCAGAAGATTCACCATCAGATGAAGACAGCGGCGCAAAATATTACAGCATCATACGTGTCCGTGAACGACAAGTGAAGAAATTCAATGCTACAGCTCATGACTACGAGATACAATTCAATGACATCCAGCCGGTGCGTG AACTGACTGTGGACAGAGTGTTGGGTGAAATTGAACGTGTCCTGCAGTCCTATGAAGAATTCACCCTAGATGAGAATGTTTACATCAACTTCATTCATGTGCACATGCCTGTTGGGACGGGAAAGAAGTGGGGATGGAGACCTGTCAACATAGCCCGTCGCCTCCGACTGATGAAAAGTATCATTCGCATCACTAACACCGATGAATTATGCTGTGCACGAGCAATAGTGACAGCAACAGCCCACATCAACCGTAACAGTGATCCAGGATGGAACTCTGTGCGACAGGGACGACAAGAGCAGACAATACGTGCATCTGAACTCATGGCCAAAGCAGGTATTTCATCAGGGCCATGTGGACATGAAGAACTCGACAAATTACAAGCTGTCCTTCCATCGTATCGAATCCATGTTATTTCAGATGAGACGTCGGGTTCACTTGCTTATCAGGGAAAGGACAGCGCTGAACACAATATTTACCTGTACCATCATAACAATcactatgatgtcatcacaTCAATGCCCGCATTTCTACAGAGAAACTACTACTGTCACCATTGTCACAAAGGGTACCAAAGAAAGCATGATCACATCTGTGAAGTTTTCTGCAAGTGTTGCTGTGTTCCATCTGTATGTCCATCAACAGATAATCAGGTCTACTGCAAAGATTGTCATCGCTACTTTCGAGGTCAACAATGCTTCAACAACCATAAAACACCTAGTCCCCTCGCTCAATATGCAACATGTCAGGTCATTCATCGCTGCAAGTTGTGTGGTGTAACCATCAATTGgggaaagagaaagaaagataATGACCACAACTGTGGCGAAAAATACTGCAGAGTATGTAAACAGTACGAAGACGGTGACCATTTATGCTACATCCAGCCCATCCGTgttaaaagaaagaagaagtcCGCCAGAGATAGTATTCATGACGATGATGTTGACTTATTCGACTTTGAAGCTGAAGAAGGAGACGAAGAAGGCAGTGAAGAAGAGATGAAGTACTATTTCTTTGACTTTGAATGTACCCAAGATGGGGGCGTCCATGTACCCAACTTGTGCATTGTCCAGTCCGAGTCATGTTCAGAGCAGGTGTTCTATGGCCCTAACACCAAGCAAGAGTTTTGCGATTGGGCACTCACAGAAGAAAACGCCGTCAGTACTTTCATCGCACACAATCTGCAAGGTTATGACGGACAATTCATACTGCAATACTGCCATGAAAACAACGTTCAACCTGAGGTCATCATCAATGGAACCAAAATCATGCGCATCTTCATCCCCGACTTAAACATCAAGTTCATTGACTCTTATAATTTCCTACCTGTGGCTTTGGCTCAACTTCCTGACATGTTTGAGCTGAATGAACTGCACAAAGGCTACTTCCCCCATTTCTTCAATACAGCAGAGAATCAAGATTACATCGGTCCTCTCCCAGATTCCAGATACTACGGTCCTGATGGCATGAAACAGCATGCGAGAGAGAAATTCCTAAAGTGGTATGAAGACGAAAGATTGAAAAACCGCCCTTTCAACCTGAGACAAGAGCTCGAAGACTACTGCAGAAGTGATGTAGACATCCTGAGGAGaagttgtttgaaatttcaagacatgTTCAAACAACAGAATGGTGTAGATCCGTTCAGAGACTGTGTGACCATCGCATCAGCCTGCAATGTCGTTTTACGCAAGAATTTTCTCAAGAAAGATACCATCGGGGTCATTCCAGACCATGGGTACATCCAACGAAGAAATCAATCTGTCATTGCATTGCAGTGGTTAGAATGGATTACATTCAAGAATGATGTCAACATCCAACACGTCCACAATGGAGGTGAGAAGAAAATTGACCGCTATTGGGTAGATGGGTATGACGAAGAAAGCAACACAGTATATGAGATGCATGGTTGCTACTACCATGGCTGTCCTCGATGCTATGAAGACCATGACATTGTCAACACTAAAGTCGAGAAGACGATGGCAGACCTTTACCAAAGTACCCAAGATAAGATGCGATTTCTACGTTGCCATGGCTTTAGAGTGATCGAAAAGTGGGAGTGTGACTTCAAgaaagaaattcatgaaaaccaAGAACTGCAAGAATTCGTCAAGTCACTTGACCTACAGGAGCCCCTTCATCCACGAGATGCATTCTTTGGCGGTAGAACCAATGCCACTACACTATACCACGAATGTgttgatgatgaagaaattcacTACGTGGATTTCACAAGCCTCTACCCCTACGTCAACAAGTACT TGGAAAAGAAGCTGATGTTTCCCCTTTGCAGAAGTTGTGCAGACACCAAACAACAGTCACCATGTGAGCATAATGACGAACAACGGTCCTTCGTGGGAACTTGGACAACACCTGAATTAGCCAAAGCTGTCGAGAAGGGGTACAAGATCATCAAAGTGTTTGAGGTATGGCACTACAGAGAAAGAGAAGTGTACAACACAGAATCGCACACAGGTGGGCTCTTTACCGATTACATCAACACTTTCTTAAAGTTGAAACAAGAGAGTAGTGGTTGGCCTTCATGGTGTCAGACAGAAGATGACCAAGATCGGTACATCCGTGAGTACTTTGACAGAGAGGGAATCCTTCTTGACAAGACGAAGATTCACCGAAATCCAGGCCAACGAGCATTGGCAAAACTAATGCTGAATTCTATGTGGGGCAAGTTTGCACAACGCAACAACTTTCCACAGCTGCAGTACATCAAAGAACCTGCAGAACTCTTCCGCCTGCTTACAAGTGAACAACACATTGTCAACAACTTGTCTTTCGTCAATGACGACATGGTTGCTGTTCAACATACGCTTCGGAATGAATTTGTCGAGGGGGCTGTCAACACCAATGTTGTCATCGCTGCATTCACCACTGCCTATGCTCGTCTGAAGTTGTACGATCTCCTTGAAGCCATTGGTGAACGGGTCTTGTACTTCGACACTGATTCAGTCATCTTTGTCAGCAAACCAGACCAGTACAAACCACCTCTTGGTGATTACTTGGGTGATCTCACCAACAAACTGGATCCTCCCAGCAATTTCATCACCAAGTTCGTGTCAGGGGGAGCTAAAAACTACGCCTTCTGTCTAGCACAGCCCGACAGGAAAGGTAACACCACTCTGTGTAAAGTCAGGGGAATCACCCTAAATTACCGCAACAGCTTAGACGTCAACTTTGATGCCATCACTCGTCTTGTCACCACCTGTCCAACATCAACCATCACCGTGCATGACCCCGTCAAAATCCGACGTGTTGGAT TCAG AGATGGATCACAGATCACTCATTTAGCCAAACAAATGTACCCAGGACACACCCGTTTCATCCAAGAAGCTTTCACCGATGCCTCCCGTGAACCCTATGGTTATCTCCTCATTGACCTGAAACCCAACACACCGGAAGTCCTTCGCCTGCGCACGAACATCTTTCCAGGAGAGACTGCCTTTGTTTACGTCAGGAAAACATAA